From the Lolium rigidum isolate FL_2022 chromosome 2, APGP_CSIRO_Lrig_0.1, whole genome shotgun sequence genome, one window contains:
- the LOC124690192 gene encoding myb family transcription factor MOF1-like codes for MRWTAELQQSFLRAVDCLGGPDSAKATPKRILQLMDVGGLTISHVKSHLQMYRCTLHGIGKKEMQPQLPPKNHSFAIHEQGTKGFIVPPMKRAKFGTTGVAATYTSMQGNSDMRMMMVVPGSQCCGIDDYVRAQAMSMDRRCVNEEGLRWQTDAAASANLQELGGPWVQVQWPDDPSKVTKPEAPHHMNHTARTLPSVESYPSWSFLFSSATTGEDEPGDSVDNKRSPSPWFALEQRALNDVFSCPSDSSCVLSPSPRSFSDCSGPPGCSFAGQHVNLELSLSIPGS; via the exons ATGCGGTGGACTGCCGAGCTCCAGCAGAGCTTCCTGCGAGCTGTCGACTGCCTCGGCGGCCCAGACAGCGCCA AGGCAACCCCGAAGCGCATTCTTCAGCTCATGGACGTCGGAGGGCTCACCATATCCCATGTCAAGAGCCACCTTCAG ATGTACAGATGCACACTGCATGGCATTGGGAAGAAAG AGATGCAGCCACAGCTTCCTCCCAAGAATCACTCATTTGCCATTCATGAGCAAGGCACCAAAGGATTCATAGTCCCGCCCATGAAAAG GGCCAAGTTTGGGACGACGGGAGTTGCGGCAACATACACGAGCATGCAAGGAAACAGTGAtatgaggatgatgatggtggtTCCTGGCAGCCAGTGCTGCGGCATTGATGATTACGTGCGAGCGCAAGCAATGTCCATGGACAGGAGGTGCGTAAACGAGGAGGGCCTCCGGTGGCAGACTGATGCTGCCGCTTCTGCAAACCTCCAGGAATTAGGAGGACCTTGGGTGCAAGTGCAATGGCCTGACGACCCCTCTAAG GTTACCAAACCGGAAGCACCCCATCATATGAACCATACGGCGAGAACACTACCTTCCGTGGAGAGCTACCCAAGTTGGAGCTTCCTGTTCAGCAGTGCGACGACCGGAGAAGACGAGCCGGGCGACTCGGTGGACAacaaacgctcgccgtcgccgtggtTTGCCTTGGAGCAGAGAGCTCTGAACGACGTCTTTTCCTGTCCCAGCGACAGCAGCTGCGTGCTCTCGCCGTCGCCGAGGAGCTTCAGCGACTGCTCAGGGCCTCCGGGCTGCAGCTTTGCTGGGCAGCATGTTAACCTGGAACTTTCCCTGTCGATCCCTGGATCCTAA
- the LOC124687404 gene encoding uncharacterized protein LOC124687404, with product MAAPEPEPESRHETETPAPSREPPLEPVADAAADRALQPWEQHAAVINLPRYDYRASGSLLLRSHSGFLITCPIKREKSATKEAISILGEYISHASSHSSENLEPCCMEAAPKKRKLCSEASEIEHSEDTVANGRSDASESTGCIEVEASSCHSKTSEDVDRTSNLSLVKLSMSGLLFFSFPSGGVHVIQMLTEVFHSLRSGKLKSPQWCHRIFPIQETCILSETELHATVSKLFLDFFKNKRDQHEPIKFAVGYNRRGIDETVTKTQKNDDNSSTQQALMHREQCFKVVAGAIKSVSEGAIVDLKSPEVAILVEVLPISGVPIGSSVAGVSVLPAELFSAKPRLCVKALVSDTKAKKK from the exons atggcggcgccggagccggagccggagtccAGGCACGAGACGGAAACCCCAGCACCGTCCCGCGAGCCGCCGCTGGAGCCGGTAGCTGACGCCGCCGCCGACCGGGCGCTCCAGCCGTGGGAGCAGCACGCTGCGGTGATCAACCTCCCGCGCTACGACTACCGCGCGTCGGGCtccctcctcctccgctcccacTCCGGTTTCCTCATCACCTGTCCAATCA AGCGGGAGAAAAGTGCAACCAAGGAAGCCATTTCTATTCTTGGAGAG TACATTAGTCATGCAAGCAGCCATAGTTCTGAAAACTTGGAACCATGTTGTATGGAAGCTGCaccaaagaaaagaaaattatgTTCTGAGGCTTCAGAAATTGAACATTCAGAAGATACAGTAGCAAATGGGAGAAGCGATGCTTCAGAATCGACTG GCTGCATTGAAGTAGAAGCGAGTTCGTGTCACTCCAAGACAAGTGAAGATGTTGATAGGACTTCAAATCTCTCATTGGTTAAGTTATCAATGAGTGgtttgcttttcttttctttccctaGTGGAGGCGTTCATGTTATTCAGATGCTTACCGAAGTGTTTCATTCACTGAGATCTGGGAAGCTTAAATCTCCACA ATGGTGTCACCGCATATTTCCTATTCAGGAAACCTGTATTCTGTCAGAAACAGAGCTACATGCCACCGTATCAAAGTTATTCCTTGATTTCTTCAAGAATAAACGAGACCAACACGAACCTATCAAG TTTGCAGTTGGCTATAATAGGAGAGGCATTGATGAAACTGTTACTAAGACTCAGAAGAATGACGATAACAGCTCAACTCAACAAGCTTTGATGCATAGGGAACAATGTTTCAAGGTGGTTGCTGGTGCTATCAAATCAGTTTCTGAGGGTGCAATTGTTGATCTCAAATCTCCTGAG GTGGCAATACTTGTGGAGGTGCTACCAATTTCTGGGGTACCCATTGGATCTTCGGTGGCTGGGGTATCTGTTCTCCCAGCTGAACTCTTCTCGGCTAAGCCTCGTCTTTGTGTTAAGGCTTTGGTATCTGATACAAAAGCAAAGAAGAAGTGA